The following is a genomic window from Clostridium sp..
ACAGAAAAGGCGGATCAGGCAATAATTACATAACATTTTTAATATGATCAGAGTATAATAATATAGAATACCTTGGTAATAGTTTCTTAAATAGGTTGACAAAATGTGTATTTAAAAATAAAATAAATTATATTACGATGAATTCATAGTAAATTACTCTGAATTCAAAAGTGGTATTTACTAATTTATTTACGGGAGAGATAGCTATGGAAAGAGAAGTTTATATGGATTATGCTGCTACAACTTTTGTAAAACCAGAAGTTTTGAAGGCCATGAGTCCGTATTTCAATAAATATTTTGGAAATCCATCATCACTTTATCATATATCGACAAGAAACAAAGTCGAGATAAACAGGAGTAGACAAAAGATAGCAGATGTAATAAACTCAGGAAGAGATGAAATATTTTTTACAAATGGAGGCTCGGAATCAGACAACTGGGCTCTTAAAGGTGCAGCATTTGCAAACAGGGACAGAGGCAGACATATAATTACTACAAGTATAGAACATCATGCTATTTTAAATACCTGCAGTTATCTTGAAAAACAGGGATTTGATATAACCTATCTTTCAGTAGACAAAGACGGGTTTGTGAATGTAGATGAACTTAAAAGGGAAATAAGAGATGACACCATACTTGTTTCAGTAATGTTTGCCAACAACGAAGTGGGTACTATCGAGCCCATATCCGAAATAGGAAACATTTTAAAGGACAGGAATATATTATTTCATACAGATGCAGTTCAGGCAATTACACATGTGCCTATTGATGTAAGAGCCATGAATATAGATCTTCTATCAATGTCATCCCATAAATTCTATGGTCCAAAGGGAATGGGAGCCCTTTATGTAAAAAAAGGAGTCAATATAGATAATTTGATTCATGGAGGCGGACAGGAGCGAGGAAAAAGGGCAGGTACGGAAAATGTTCCGGGTATAGTTGGAATGGGCTGTGCAATAGAGCTTGCCTCAAAAAGTATGAAAGAGGAGACAGAAAGACTTACAGGACTTAGAGACAAGTTGATTCATGGCCTCTTGAAAATTCCAGGTACTAAACTGAATGGTCCTCAAGATCACAGGCTTCCAGGAAATGTAAATATATCATTCAGTGAAATAGACAGTGAGATACTTCTTGTCGTACTCGACGATATTGGAATATGTGCTTCCAGTGGAAGCGCCTGCTCAGCAGGTGCAATTGAACCTTCTCATGTACTCACGGCAATGGGTATAGACAGGGAAGCTGCAAAAAGTTCCATAAGACTTACACTTGGAGCAGGTACTACGGAAGATGAAATTGATTTTGTAGTTGATAAAATAACTGATTCCATTGAAAGATTGAGACGGAATAAGCAAAATTAAGAAAATTACAACGAAGATAAACGGGTGATAGGATGAAAAAAAGAGTAGTAGTAGGTATGAGCGGTGGTGTAGACAGTTCTGTTGCCGCCTATCTTCTTAAAAAACAGGGATATGATGTAATAGGTATAACAATGCAGGTATGGCAGGAGGATGAATACTATGAAGGCATGGAAAGCGGCTGCTGTTCGCTCAGTGCCGTGGATGACGCCAGAATGGTGGCATACAAGCTAGGCATACCCTACTATGTGATGAACTTCAGAAATGAATTCAAAAAAAACGTCATAGATTATTTTATAAGGGAATATATGAAAGGGAGAACTCCAAATCCATGTATTGCCTGTAACAAGTTTCTGAAATTTGATGAGCTTTTAAAGAGAGCTGCTCAACTTGGGGCGGATTATGTAGCTACAGGACATTATGCAACTGTAGATAAGATGAATGACAGATATGTCCTGATAAAATCACAGGATGACAGAAAGGACCAGACTTATGCACTTTATAGTTTGACTCAATTTCAGCTGGCACATACGCTGATGCCCTGTGGGGAATACAAAAAAACTGAAATAAGGGAGATCGCCAGAAAAATAGGACTTGGTGTTCATGATAAAAGAGACAGCGAGGAGATCTGTTTTATACCGGACAATGACCACGGTTCCTATATAAGCAGGCAGTTGAACGGCGGAATAAGAAAAGGAAACTTTGTGGATAAAGAAGGCAATATTCTTGGAAGACACAAGGGTATAGTTTATTATACTGTGGGTCAGAGAAAGGGACTTGGAATTTCATTTGGAATTCCAATGTATGTAATTGACATAGATCCTTCTCAAAATAGGATAGTACTTGGGAATGAAAGTGATTTGATGAAGAAGGAATTTATAATAAAAGATGTCAACTTTATGCTTTTTGAAACTTTGGACTCGAATTTGGATGTACAATGCAAGATAAGATATTCTGCAAAACCAGGAGAAGCTGTAATAAGTCCTTATGGAGAAGGACTTGTAAAAGTAAAATTCAAGGAACCTCAGAGAGCAATAACAAAAGGCCAATCGGCTGTATTTTATCAGGAAAATATAATGATTGGTGGAGGAACTATTGACGAACTGTTATAAAAATAGCCCATCATTTTAATATAAAGTGGTGGGCTGTTTCAAATCAGATAGGGAGGTGGAATATATGAAAATAGTGCATACGGCGGATTGGCATATAGGCAAGATTGTAAATCAGGTTCACATGACAGAGGATCAGGAGTATATATTGAATGAATTTGTAA
Proteins encoded in this region:
- the mnmA gene encoding tRNA 2-thiouridine(34) synthase MnmA, which produces MKKRVVVGMSGGVDSSVAAYLLKKQGYDVIGITMQVWQEDEYYEGMESGCCSLSAVDDARMVAYKLGIPYYVMNFRNEFKKNVIDYFIREYMKGRTPNPCIACNKFLKFDELLKRAAQLGADYVATGHYATVDKMNDRYVLIKSQDDRKDQTYALYSLTQFQLAHTLMPCGEYKKTEIREIARKIGLGVHDKRDSEEICFIPDNDHGSYISRQLNGGIRKGNFVDKEGNILGRHKGIVYYTVGQRKGLGISFGIPMYVIDIDPSQNRIVLGNESDLMKKEFIIKDVNFMLFETLDSNLDVQCKIRYSAKPGEAVISPYGEGLVKVKFKEPQRAITKGQSAVFYQENIMIGGGTIDELL
- the nifS gene encoding cysteine desulfurase NifS: MEREVYMDYAATTFVKPEVLKAMSPYFNKYFGNPSSLYHISTRNKVEINRSRQKIADVINSGRDEIFFTNGGSESDNWALKGAAFANRDRGRHIITTSIEHHAILNTCSYLEKQGFDITYLSVDKDGFVNVDELKREIRDDTILVSVMFANNEVGTIEPISEIGNILKDRNILFHTDAVQAITHVPIDVRAMNIDLLSMSSHKFYGPKGMGALYVKKGVNIDNLIHGGGQERGKRAGTENVPGIVGMGCAIELASKSMKEETERLTGLRDKLIHGLLKIPGTKLNGPQDHRLPGNVNISFSEIDSEILLVVLDDIGICASSGSACSAGAIEPSHVLTAMGIDREAAKSSIRLTLGAGTTEDEIDFVVDKITDSIERLRRNKQN